Below is a window of Haloterrigena alkaliphila DNA.
GACGACGAAAAACGACGCGTGTAGCAGGCCCAGCTGAGCGCCCGTGATCCCGAACGCGTCCATCAGCGAGCCCGCCATAACCGCCGTCGAGAGCCGGTAGACGCTCACCAGCAGGTACAACGCCGCGAGGATCCCCCACAGGAGCCACCGGCGGCGGTACGGGTTCGACCAGACGCTCGACCAACCGGGCAGCGAGCGGACGCTCACACTACCACCCCTGTTACGTCGATCACCGAAAACGTTGGCAAACCGGAAGCCGCAGCAGCTCGTCGTTTCGACACCGCGACGGATCCGACGGCCGTCGTTTCGCTCGGACCCTTAGCGGCAGTCCGTCACCCTCGAGCGTCCACCTCTCGCGGGAGGCGCGCGCGATTCAGCGCTCGAGCGGCCCGACAGCGGGCCGTCAGTCCGTGCCCGCGTTCGTTTCGGTCGGTTCGGCGGCCGATCGCTCCGTCTCCGCCCCCGTCTCCTCCGTTTTCGTCCCTGTCTCGGTCGTCGCGGCCGCGTCCGCGGTCTCGGTTTCGTTCTCGCTTCCGTCCCCGCGGTCGCGAGTGATCGACCCGAGCCCGGCACAGGTGTGACAGTAGTAGTTCGCACCGCGATCGGTGGTCACGATCGAGACGCCGAGGAGCCTGACCCGCTCGCGGTACCGGCGTTCGATTCCCTCCGCTATCGAGTCGTGGCAGACGGCACACGGCCGCTCGGGCGAGCGAACCACGGTCTCCTCGACCGATCGCGTCCGGCCGGTCGTCGTGATCGGCTCCCGGTCGCGAATCCGCCGGCGAACCGACGGTGACATCGCCGCGCCCGTCACGAGGAGGAGCAGGCCGAATCCGCTCGCGAGCAGCGACCCCTCGAGGAGCAACGCCAGGCCGAACAGCCAGAGGAGGCCGACCACGAAGATCCGTCCGACCGAGTAGGAGCCGGCGGACGCGGAGCCGTTCGCGGTCGCGTCGGCCTGAGCCGATACCGAGTCGTCGGCCGACACTGACCCCATCCGAGCGCCCGACTCCGGCCGGACGACCGTCCGCTCCACGTCGCCGAAGTACTTGTAGCCCGCGTAGAGGGCGTTTCCGATCCCCATCGTGAACCAGATCGTGAACAGGGCGATGAGCGCGTGCACGCCGGCCGATCCGAGCGACCGCTTGATCAACACGGCGTGATCGCCGAAGTCGCGCTCGAGCTCCCACCCCTCCTCGAGGGCCGTCGCGATCCGGCGCTCGAGACGCTCGCGATCCGTGCCGTCGCCGCGATCGGTTCTCCCGGCGGTCCAGCTCCGATCGGGTGCGGTGCTATCGGTCGACCGTCCGGCAGCGTTCCCGGTCGCGGCGCCGCAGCTCGGACAGTAGTTCGTCGACGGCTCGATGTCGGTGCCGCAGTTCGAACAGTATCGCGCGGTCCCGGCGTGCCCTCCCGAACGATGGTCGCCGCCCATACGCGAACTGATGGCCGCAATGACACTAACGTTTGGGTCTCGTGCGAGGGCGATTTTCGTCTCGCGCTCGGACCGAGTGCGGCCGAGACGGTGATCGACGCTCAGCGGCCGGTCGGATCGTCGAGGACGACCGGGATCCCGCGGTTCGCGACCTCGACCACGAACGCGTCGGCGTCGGTCTCGATCGCCTCGAACGTGTCGTAGTGGACCGGGAGGACGAGATCCGGTTCGATGCGCTCGGCGAGCGCGGCGGCCTCGCGGCGGTCCATCGTGAACGTTCCGCCGATCGGCGGACAGAAGAGATCGACCGCGAGGTCCTCGTGAATCGGCAGCACGTCGGTGTCGCCGGGCCAGAAGGCGGTGACGCCGTCGACGGTGACGCCGTAGCCACAGCCCCGCCTCTCGAGGTGGTAGGGGCTACCGTC
It encodes the following:
- a CDS encoding zinc-ribbon domain-containing protein — its product is MGGDHRSGGHAGTARYCSNCGTDIEPSTNYCPSCGAATGNAAGRSTDSTAPDRSWTAGRTDRGDGTDRERLERRIATALEEGWELERDFGDHAVLIKRSLGSAGVHALIALFTIWFTMGIGNALYAGYKYFGDVERTVVRPESGARMGSVSADDSVSAQADATANGSASAGSYSVGRIFVVGLLWLFGLALLLEGSLLASGFGLLLLVTGAAMSPSVRRRIRDREPITTTGRTRSVEETVVRSPERPCAVCHDSIAEGIERRYRERVRLLGVSIVTTDRGANYYCHTCAGLGSITRDRGDGSENETETADAAATTETGTKTEETGAETERSAAEPTETNAGTD